In the genome of Polaribacter sp. MED152, one region contains:
- a CDS encoding T9SS type A sorting domain-containing protein, with translation MKKIYNVMLVVFTMSLVLSCNVSNNDDAKLPKKKKKTLAEKAEDTEARWLHEFDMQKNPKTGLIPEAEKNKELETAFIERQKNVAKKSAAYDFVSRGPSNLGGRTRALKIDLSDATGNTMIAGGVSSGVFRTTNGGATWTKVSGLNDIHNVTAIAQDPRDGFQNIWYYGTGELRGNSAGIQESYLGNGIWKSTDSGVTWQQLPATANGTFQVFDNFFDFVIDLEVHPTTGELFVGTAGKIYRMAEGGPVVELELTDNDTGWTDIVIASTGRVYASLDGGGSISRGVYTSATGNGNWLQINPTSADFTPSNRITMALAPSNEDILYILYNNGESNREGNRVPEADLWQYNAATTTWTDYSSKLPDDPSGDSDGNDPFSIQGAYDLVISVKPDDENFVTIGGTNVYKIADITTDDTFKRIGGYRGAATYATYNEGGVDHHPDIHALTWSITDSNVFFTGTDGGVHKTNNINSNFVQWENLNNNYLTYQYYHVNMVNEAGNDFIIGGAQDNGTTIGGIEAGSADAATMIDLFGGDGAAVAVTPQTGLLAEGYTTYVTTQNGSMYRGTGTNITATITPTTGGEAYPSQFVTYFHMDPDNPSTIYYASNGSLVRTNDAPNVTSTEWTLVGSTQFSERITTFETTRGTYDPANSYLFIGGRGGNIFRLQDPINATDLSTLVKITPDEVVIDPVETNNGQYTSDIAVHPTNPDIVMVTYASYGDDIRNIFITNNATAATPTWTEVERNLEAFSVRAGAIASVNGVTTYFVGTARGLYSSDDPTTEDWELQGANTMGIPVVSGLVYRPSDNILLMGTHGNGIYQADLNSPLSVSSNTIDDVTLAMYPNPTQFKLQFGSNDIELSNDTKFAVYDIRGKEVLKGLLDEKSIDVSSLTKGVYIVKLNENNRAISRKFVKN, from the coding sequence ATGAAAAAAATCTACAATGTAATGCTTGTTGTTTTTACAATGAGTTTGGTTTTGTCTTGTAACGTTAGTAACAATGATGATGCAAAATTGCCTAAAAAGAAAAAGAAAACCTTAGCCGAAAAAGCAGAGGATACAGAGGCTAGATGGTTGCATGAATTTGACATGCAAAAGAACCCGAAAACAGGGTTAATTCCAGAAGCGGAAAAGAATAAAGAATTAGAAACTGCTTTTATTGAAAGACAAAAAAATGTAGCTAAAAAATCTGCAGCTTATGATTTTGTAAGTAGAGGGCCTTCTAATTTAGGAGGTAGAACAAGAGCCTTGAAAATAGATTTGTCTGATGCTACAGGTAACACAATGATAGCTGGTGGTGTGAGTAGTGGTGTTTTCAGAACAACAAATGGTGGTGCAACTTGGACCAAAGTTTCTGGTTTAAACGACATACATAATGTTACAGCAATTGCTCAAGATCCTAGAGATGGTTTCCAAAATATTTGGTACTATGGAACAGGTGAGTTAAGAGGAAACAGTGCAGGAATACAAGAAAGCTATTTAGGAAATGGAATCTGGAAATCTACAGACAGTGGTGTAACTTGGCAACAATTACCAGCAACAGCTAATGGTACTTTTCAAGTTTTTGATAACTTCTTTGATTTTGTAATTGATTTAGAGGTACACCCTACAACAGGTGAATTATTTGTTGGTACAGCAGGTAAAATTTACAGAATGGCAGAAGGTGGCCCAGTTGTAGAATTAGAATTAACAGATAATGATACAGGTTGGACAGATATAGTTATTGCTAGTACAGGTAGAGTTTATGCATCTTTAGATGGAGGTGGTTCTATTAGTAGAGGTGTTTACACATCAGCTACAGGAAATGGAAATTGGCTACAAATAAATCCTACTTCAGCAGACTTTACACCTTCAAATAGAATTACAATGGCTTTAGCGCCATCTAATGAAGATATTTTATACATTTTGTATAACAATGGTGAAAGTAATAGAGAAGGAAACAGAGTTCCTGAAGCAGATTTATGGCAATACAATGCTGCTACAACTACATGGACAGATTATAGCAGTAAATTACCAGATGATCCTAGTGGAGATAGTGATGGTAATGATCCATTCTCAATTCAAGGTGCTTATGATTTAGTAATTTCTGTTAAGCCAGATGATGAAAACTTTGTAACTATTGGTGGTACAAACGTGTATAAAATTGCAGACATCACTACAGATGACACTTTTAAAAGAATTGGTGGTTATAGAGGAGCAGCAACATATGCAACATATAATGAAGGAGGTGTAGATCATCATCCAGATATTCATGCATTAACATGGAGCATAACAGATAGTAATGTATTCTTTACAGGTACAGATGGTGGTGTGCACAAAACAAATAATATCAATTCTAATTTTGTTCAGTGGGAGAATTTAAATAATAACTATTTAACCTATCAATATTACCATGTTAATATGGTTAATGAGGCTGGAAACGATTTTATAATTGGTGGAGCACAAGACAATGGTACTACAATTGGTGGTATAGAAGCGGGTAGTGCAGATGCTGCTACCATGATTGATTTGTTTGGTGGTGATGGTGCTGCAGTTGCAGTAACTCCGCAAACAGGTTTATTGGCAGAAGGCTATACTACGTATGTAACAACTCAAAATGGTTCTATGTACAGAGGAACAGGAACTAATATTACAGCAACGATAACTCCAACAACTGGTGGAGAGGCATATCCTAGTCAGTTTGTGACTTACTTTCATATGGATCCAGATAATCCATCAACCATCTATTATGCAAGTAATGGAAGTTTGGTAAGAACAAACGATGCTCCAAATGTAACTAGTACAGAATGGACCTTAGTGGGTAGTACTCAGTTCTCAGAAAGAATTACAACTTTTGAAACAACCAGAGGAACTTATGATCCAGCAAATAGTTACCTATTTATTGGTGGTAGAGGTGGTAATATATTTCGTTTACAAGATCCAATCAATGCTACTGATTTATCAACTTTGGTAAAAATTACTCCTGATGAAGTGGTAATTGATCCTGTTGAAACCAATAATGGGCAATATACTTCAGATATTGCTGTGCATCCAACAAACCCAGATATTGTGATGGTTACTTACGCAAGTTATGGAGATGATATTAGAAACATTTTCATTACCAACAATGCAACTGCTGCAACTCCAACTTGGACAGAGGTTGAACGTAACTTAGAGGCATTTTCAGTTAGAGCTGGAGCAATAGCTTCAGTAAATGGAGTAACTACTTACTTTGTAGGTACTGCTAGAGGTTTATATAGCTCAGATGATCCTACAACTGAAGATTGGGAGTTACAAGGTGCAAATACAATGGGTATTCCAGTTGTAAGTGGTTTAGTCTATAGACCATCAGACAACATTTTATTAATGGGTACACATGGAAATGGAATTTATCAAGCCGATTTAAATAGTCCTTTATCAGTAAGTTCAAATACGATTGACGATGTAACATTGGCAATGTATCCAAATCCAACTCAATTTAAATTACAGTTTGGTTCTAATGATATTGAATTGTCTAACGATACAAAGTTCGCTGTTTATGATATTAGAGGTAAAGAGGTTTTAAAAGGTCTTTTAGATGAAAAATCTATAGATGTATCTAGTTTAACCAAAGGCGTTTACATTGTAAAGTTGAATGAAAATAATAGAGCAATTTCTAGAAAATTTGTAAAAAACTAA